GCCTCTTTATCTTTAATCCCATTAGAGCAACCTCCAAGTATTAACAATAAAATTATAACAAACAGCTTCTTCATTTTTTCACCTTTCTATTCAAAATCCAATTAATTCCTTTTCCTATTTTCATTTCTAACTCCTTAATATTATTCGTATTTAATTATATCATACGAAACTTATAATAGAAAAACTCACCTGAATTAAATTCAGGTGAGTTCAGATAGTTATGGAAAATCTTTGTATTGACTCTCTGCGATTTCAACCATTTTCCTACGATTATGACGTTCCTTGGAATCTTTTCCGCCTTGGATATATCGTTCTCTACGCTCCGCTCGTGACTCAGGAGCTTTAATATAGATACCTCCATCAATTGCGGCAACTAAAGCAGCTTCTGTTGCCGCAAAAGCATCTGCTACACTATCTAAATACTGATCCAGCGAATCAACCGTTGTTACTAAGCTCTCCATTGTTGTTTTGGTTCGCTTAACACAGTCTTCAAAATTACCTGTCACTGGCGCATCAATCAGCGAGCGAATGTCATCTGGTATTTCATTAGTAGATGCGTTGATACTCGCTTTTATACTCTTTATTCTCTCAGGATCAATTCGTTTCATTTATATTCCCTTCTGATCGTTGTTTTTGAACCCAGGCTTGATATTCTGCATAAGTCGGGAGCGGGGTATCAGAAACCTGACCCTTAGTATCTATACCATAAATCGTCAGTTTCTCTTCTCCCTTAGGAGCCATCCAGTGTAACACTTTGTCATACCATTCCTCTAGGGTCACGTATTCTTCTTGAGGAGTAAGAATCCAATCTCCTTCAGTTATTTTTTTCTCAATTTCAGGATATTCCTCAAAGAGGTTGATGTTGGTATCAATAACCTTGCCCTCCTCTTTAAAATGCAAAGAACTTTTAATGATCCGACCTACTAAATACCCCTTATCTTCTGCATACTGATCCAGTGTCGTATAAAAATAGTAAGGACCCGCTTCATAGATATCTGAACGCTCTTGATACTCTCCTTCTACTTTTCCACTATCAATGTTTAAAACTAAGGTTTTCATATCACTTTGATTATCTTTGACTTCTATATTGATGGTGCTTTTAGGATTATCACGATAGGTAAAAATCTTGAAATCAATCGGGAAAAAACTAGCATCATAGTCTGCGACTACTTTGTTTAGGTCCACTTCTTTATCGGCTAAATCTTCTGTTCTATAGTCATAAAGACGAATCTTCCAATAATCTGATTTGGGCCTGTTTTTTCTATCGGTCAAATCAACTCCGCCTTTGTTTGTCATCACTTTCCGCTCGGTTGTATAAAGATAGACACCACCCCCAGGTCTCACATTGGAATCGGTATTTAATAAGACGAATTTTCGTTGATTCCCGAAAAAATATACGTTTTCCTTTACAGAATGGTATTCTTCAATAGAATATTCGACTTTTTCAGGTTCTTTAAATAATTGTTGTAACCCAACAGTACCTACTATAATAAATGGGATAAGAATTAGGCTAGCTAAGACAAATTGAAAAGCACGTTTTTTTGTTAATAGATTCTTCATCAAATCAGTTTCCTCCTGCACCTACGCCATTTACATAACCTAAATAAGACCATTTTCATCAGTACGTTTCTGCTCACCTAATAGGTGGGAAGTACTTTCGATAATATTTCTTACTAATTCATCTGCTTCAATAACAAAGGGAAGGCTTGTATATCTTCTTAAACGACTACCTTGCATAGAAATATAATCCGTTACCTTATCTAATTTGACTAAGTCAATCGATAAGCTAAAATCCTTCAAGATTTCAAAAGTTCTTCTCGCTATATCCTTATCACCTTCTATATATAGAGGGAATAAACAATATTCCAGCAGCACCTGAATATCAGTGTATTCTGTTATCATTGAGTTTCGTTGTTGAAAACGATACCTAACGTCCTCTCCAAGAAAAGCTTCAGCTTCTTTTCCTTCTCTCATCACTTCTAGATAATGTTTGACAAAGTGTTTATAATTTTCTTTATTTTTGAGGTTGTATGTCTGCATTTAGTTACTCCATTGATTTATTCTGCCTATTTCTAGGTATTTACTCAGTCTATTGTTGAATGATGATATTAAAACTTTGTCTTATTATAGCATAAAATAAATACAGAAATAATAAAATGGGGAACTTAAGGAAAGAGAAAACCACCTGAAAAAAACTATCAGATGGTAACTTTTCAATCTTGAACAGACGAATCAGTTTCTTAGAATGTTAGTTTTGTGATAACTTCTGCAACATTTCAGGAGAAATTGGGTCTACAAGAACGTATTTGGCATCTAGCATATAGATGCCCTCAGTCAACGACTCTAAGAACTGTCGATAAGGAACCTCGGCTAGTTTTTCCCCATCGGCTGTCATGATAAATAGTCGTGCAACTGCAACCTTACTTCCTCGATACTCTTGTAAATATTGAGGTTCTAGCTCTGGTTGAGCCGGTAAGATTGTTCGTCCTTCACTATTTAGATAATTGATAGGGATAATGATGTCCTCTCCATTTTGCTCTACTTTAAAAACTTGCTGCTCAGAGTAATAAGCATTTAGCTGTTGGGTAAAGCGCAAACGCTGGTCATAGCTATTTAAGAGTTGCTCGTCCGGCACATGGATAATCTGCCCTAGGTAGAGTTCATTGATGTAAATAGGACGTTTCACTCCCATAACTTCTACTATAGGATGGACTTTTACTTCCTTAGTCAATTCTGAAAGAGCTGATAAGAAAATATCTGTGAAATGAAATTCTAGAATAGAATCTTTATTATACTCCACACCATCATGTTCACATACAGTTACATCTAAGAGAATGAGCAAGGTTTTCAAGAACATCAAGGCCCCAGTCCAATCAGAAGCTGTCGCCAAATCTGGGACAGATACCTGATAGGCTTGACGATCAAAAGATAGACGGAACCCTAAACTAGACTTCTCTTTAACCCCAAACTGAACAGAATGGAAATCCGAAATAAGAGAGTCTGCAGATGGCTTTAATCCTGCATCCTTAGCGGAAACGCTGTAACATTCAAAAAGTTCTGCTTGAAGCACCTCACCAATTCTTAGTGATTGGTTGCTTTTTATTGTAAAATTAACTGATTTCATATTTTTCTCCTTCGGTCTACTGGCAAATCCTTTCTACGACGTAGAATCGTTACTTCGCTGACAGGGATTTTTCCTGATGCATACATGGTCTGGCCATATTTATCATCCAATAATTCCGCATCATCATATAAATTGTTTTCAATTAGAAATTCTTTATCAAAAACCAATAGTCGCACATAAGAATCGGGTGCTGTAAAATCATCATCCCCATGCTTGTAACCAGCAATTGTAAATTCATGTTCTTTATACAAAACACGATCATAAACCGAATACCTCTGACTAACCTCACTATAAGGCACAAGCTTCCCATATAGACCTTCTCCTTCACCATCTATATAGGAACTATAGGGGAAATATCCTTCTTTCAACATTGCCGGATCTTCTGAAAGAAGGATATAGTCATTTATATAATTCACAAAATTAGAGTATACTTTATTTTGGTAAACTAGATATTCTTTACGCATACTAACCCTCCACATATTCCATTATACCATCTTTATTTACTCTACCAACCAAGACTTCCTCTCCTCCAACATTTAGATACAATTTAGAGCCTTCTTTGAGTCTACTTTTATCTGAATGAATATATTCTGGAACCAAAAACTCATCTGAATCTGATTTTATGAAGCCATTTCCACTAGCAGGGTCTATTACTTTATTAGGCTCACCTGTAGATTGATTCATTATAATATTACCATCGGCATCGATTGAATTCCCATCCATATCTCCATATGGAATTTGAATATAGCCCGTCTCATCAGTCGTGTACTCTAAACGAAGGTAGGCATCGGTTTTAAGAACTAAATTACCATTCTGATCACGTACTGCAACTCTATTACCATTTGCATCAATCATAGTTTCAACAAATGGAGATCCTTCATAGTCCAATCGCAAACCTTCTACAGCTTCTCTGATATTAGTAATATTTTTCACATCCGAACGTCTGGCCACAAAGCCACCTGCTGTTGCTTTTTCCTTCTTATTAAATAGCCATACTTCAGCATCGATAGGCATAATCTTTTGCATGACTGTTGAATTCTTTGGATACGGAATTGTATTACGAATATCAATCATCATATCATATTCAGACTGTGTCATTTTTGTCACATGAGTATTCCTTAGCCTATTAAACTCATCCCAAGAAACACCATACTCTTTTAATTTTTGATCAATGATTGCTCGAGTTTCTGATTGACTTGGTGATGGATTCGCTGTTCCCTTCACCTTCGGTACATCCACATCACTTGGCTTGACTCCGCCAATAGCCTTAGTTGCACTGTCGCCTGATACTTGCTTAACCTTCGGCAAATCCGCTCTAACTGTTGGATGGGTTTTCAGCTTGGCGAGGGTCCCATCAGCTGGGCTGGCTTTCAGATGCAGGTCTGGTCTACTACTCAAACGTACATTAGCTGGGTCCAGCTTGGGTATTTGCTTGCCTTGAAGTGGGACATCCAGATGAGATGCTTTAGCGCCTGGTAGATCTACGGCCGGTGCACCAAACTTCTTACCAATATAATTCCC
This window of the Streptococcus sp. D7B5 genome carries:
- a CDS encoding DUF4299 family protein, which codes for MKSVNFTIKSNQSLRIGEVLQAELFECYSVSAKDAGLKPSADSLISDFHSVQFGVKEKSSLGFRLSFDRQAYQVSVPDLATASDWTGALMFLKTLLILLDVTVCEHDGVEYNKDSILEFHFTDIFLSALSELTKEVKVHPIVEVMGVKRPIYINELYLGQIIHVPDEQLLNSYDQRLRFTQQLNAYYSEQQVFKVEQNGEDIIIPINYLNSEGRTILPAQPELEPQYLQEYRGSKVAVARLFIMTADGEKLAEVPYRQFLESLTEGIYMLDAKYVLVDPISPEMLQKLSQN
- the ifs gene encoding NAD glycohydrolase toxin immunity factor, giving the protein MQTYNLKNKENYKHFVKHYLEVMREGKEAEAFLGEDVRYRFQQRNSMITEYTDIQVLLEYCLFPLYIEGDKDIARRTFEILKDFSLSIDLVKLDKVTDYISMQGSRLRRYTSLPFVIEADELVRNIIESTSHLLGEQKRTDENGLI